The Janthinobacterium tructae genome contains the following window.
ACTGGCCGAAGAGCGCCACGGCAATGCGGCCAAGGCCCAGGAACTGATCGCGGAAACGGCGGCCCTGGCGGCCGAAGAGAGTACCGACTGGAAACACGTCGCCTCCGCCTCGCAGCGTTTGCGCCAGGCCTGGACGCGCCTGGGCACCATCGACCGCAAGGAAAAGAAACGCCTGGATACGGAGTTCGGCGCCGCGCTGGACGCCCTGTCGAAGCCGCTGGATACGCAGCGCCAGATCGAGACGGCGCGCCGCGAACAATTGATCGTCGAGGTGGGCTTGCTCAAGCCATCGGAGCGCAACACGGTCGACATGCTGAAAGCCTTGCAGGACAAATGGCAGGAACTGGCGAAAGCCCTGCCGCTGGAGCGCCGCGCGGAACAGGCGCTGTGGCAGCGCTTCCGCGCCGCCTGCGATGATATCTTCTCCAGGCGCAAGGAAACGGCCCACGCGGCCGACCACGAGCGCCGCGAACACCTGCATGCGCGCGAAGCATTGTGCGCCAGCCTGGAAACGGCCGTCGTGCCCGAGGGCGACGACAAGGCCCGCAGCACCTTCATCCAGCACTTGCTGCGCGACACGCGTGCCGCCTGGAACGCCACCGGCCCCGTGCCGCGCGCCAGCGAAGCGAAGATCGAGCAGCGCTACCAGGCGGCTGTGGCTGGCGTGCAAGCGCAAGCGGACGCCATTGCCGAGCGCGCCGGTGCGGCCCAGGCCAACGCCCTGCGCGACAAGCTGCGCCTGGTGCAATCGCTGGAAACGGCACTGGCCGATGGCGACGCCGGCGCCGACGCGCAAGCGTGGAGCGAACGCTGGAGCGCCTTGCCAGCGCTGGACATGCAATATGAACGCAGCCTGCAGCAGCGTTTTGCCGCCGCCCAGGCGGCACTGGGCGAGGGCAGCGCCGCCTACGTGCAGCAATTGCAGGCCAATCAGGAGCGCTTGCGTGATGAAGTGTTGCGCCTGGAAATCGTCGCAGGCGTCGACAGCGGCGCCGAATTTGCCCGCGACCGCTTGAAAATGCAGGTGGAGGTGCTGCAATCGTCGCTGAAATCGGGCCAGAAGCCGCTCACGCAAGTGTCGCAGCTGATGCAACTGTGCGCGATTGCCGCCGCCACCGATGCGCGTACGGCCAGCCGTATCGAAACCTTGCTGCGCCGCATTGGAGGCCATGCCAAATGAGCACTTCCGTCCGTGTCCAGCAAGCCGATTTTGACTTGAGTCAAGAAATTGCACAATTGCGTGCAGGCAACCCCAAAGTGGGCGCCGTCGTCGGCTTTGTCGGCACGGTGCGCGACATGAACGAAGGGCTGGACGTGGCCGCCATGGAGCTCGAGCACTATCCGGGCATGACGGAAAAGTCCATCGAAGCGATCGTCGAGCAGGCGCGGGGCCGCTGGCCCCTGTCCGGTGCACTGGTGATCCACCGTGTGGGGCCATTGCTGCCGCAGGAGCAGATCGTGCTGGTAGCGGTCTCGTCCGCCCACCGGGGCGAGGCGTTTGCCGCCTGCGAATTCATCATCGACTACCTGAAGACGGAAGCGCCGTTCTGGAAGAAGGAAGACACGCCGGAAGGCGCGCGCTGGGTCGATGCGCGCGACAGCGACGAGACGGCGCTGGACAAATGGACGGCAAAAGCACCCGCCATTTGAGGCGTTTCTGCCGCGCACGCCAGCATTTGCAAGAATGCATCAGTTTTCTGTTTTGTGTATGCTTGAAAAGTACTGCCTCACCCCAATTTGGTTAACAACTAATTAACCGGGAGCGCTTTTCATGCGACAAGACAAACTCACTACCAAATTACAGGAAGCCCTGGCCGATGCGCAAAGCTTGGCCGTGGGCAACGACA
Protein-coding sequences here:
- the moaE gene encoding molybdopterin synthase catalytic subunit MoaE, which produces MSTSVRVQQADFDLSQEIAQLRAGNPKVGAVVGFVGTVRDMNEGLDVAAMELEHYPGMTEKSIEAIVEQARGRWPLSGALVIHRVGPLLPQEQIVLVAVSSAHRGEAFAACEFIIDYLKTEAPFWKKEDTPEGARWVDARDSDETALDKWTAKAPAI